The DNA segment agttgtttttcttggccatatcatatccagggaggggatttctgttgatccgagcaagattgaggttgtgcttaattggtcgcgtccgatgacggttgctgagatccgtagttttctgggtctagcaggatattatcgtcgcttcattttgaacttctctcagatagctcgaccgttgacgcagcttacccgcaagggtgttgatttcgagtggtcctcagagtgtgaggagaatttttttGAGCTTTGACGAcgattgacttctgcgccggtgttggcattaccgtcaggatctggagggtacgTGGTTTACACAGATTCTTCTCTTTAGGGgttgggttgtgtcctgactcagaatgggcatgtaatcgcatacgcttctaggcagttgaagttgcacgaagacaattattcagttcatgatttggagctggcagccattgtgttcgctttaaagatctggcgtcattatctgtatggcgagaaattttagatcttcaccgaccacaagagtctcaaatatttgttcactcaggcagagttgaacatgaggcagaggcgttggatggacttgcttaaggactatgattgcgagattaagtaccatccgggagctgctaatctcactgctgatgtattcgcggattcgggatgctcaaatgtctgattcaaagatccatcgtttggctcgtctagctaacaagggtagcacgtctggatttcactatcagttagatgattttctgtgtttgtctggtaggcttgtaaTTTCGGAGGATgaggagttgcgagaggagattttgtctcaggcgcatcgcactaagttgagtattcatccggggagtaacaagatgtacaaggatctacgtactcggttttcgtggaagggaatgaaacgcagtgtttatcagtttgtttcgagatattTTGTGTGTCAGCAgctcaaggcagaacaccgacgacctggaggttttcttcacagtctgcctattcctgagtggaaatgggagtttatcacgatggattttgtgacccatttgccagtatccttgaggaattgtgatgctatctgggttgtggtggaccgagtcaccaagtcagcgcatttcattgcctatagccgagagtactctatgGATCTCATGGCGCGATTGtatattcaggagatcgttcgacttcacgaagtgcctgtgagcattgtcagcgatcgagaccctaggtttacttctaggttctgtgggagtgttcagcgtgcgatgggcactactctcagtttgagtacggcctatcatccggagacagatggtcagtcagagcgcactatccgtactttggaggatatgcttcgagcgtgcgttatggattttggttcagcctggaaggatcatttgccattgattgagtttgcgtacaacaacagctatcatactagaaTTGGGATgtcaccttttgaggcgttgtacgggcaacgttgtcgtactccagtcttctgggaagaagtgggggagagacaggctgaaggaccagAGTTATTTCAGCAGACAgaagatgttgttgatcagatcaagaaacggattaagactgcataggatcatcaggccagctatgctaatactaagcgtaggcctctgcagtttgatgttggggagaaagtgtttctgagagtgtcacctttccgcaggattctcaggtttggcctcaagggcaagttgtctcccagatttatcggtccgtttgagatcttggagagcattggcgatttggattatcggctagctttgccaccgtatctgtacagtattcacgacgtgttccgcatatctctattgcgacggtatgtggcggattaGTCTCACATTCTACAACCTTCTGAAGTTCAGGTAGATACGGATTTGACGTATGTAGAGAGACCTATTCATattctggatcataaggataaggtcttgcggaataaagttattcctctggttttagttcagtggcagcgccgaggcactgagaaggccacttgggagctcgaaagcaggatgcgtACAGAACATCctaagttgttttgatttcctttcgagttgtattcagttgtaaactctgtaaacgtttgatttgaataaagaatgtttctgcatcttgttttacattcagtacttaagatctgatttcgaggacgaaatatcttaagtgggggataatgtagtagcccgtacccagaaTTAGTGAGTAACTGTTAATTAATCCAattaacatgattaagggaatttCAATTGGATTAGCGGATCCCGGAAatggacccagaatgatcagatatggtccggagggtcaggcagaacggatgcaacgttctagggacggacgcaacgttcgtgccagctagaatgcgtcactgcttacgcacttgatgttgacattcggacgcaacgttggcgaacggacgcaacgatggcgaacagacgcaacgatggaggaatGGACGTTCCGtttgttgtctataaatagaggtgccacACCATTCACCtatcttctctcgattccttggtcttccagcttatatctagggcattctaggcatcccattggaaatccggaagtggcgaagcgatccaggcgtcgtagcggagctgtggcctagttttgaggcaagcgacaacaaaaggctgatgacggacgaagatatagcttttactttctaaaaatatttaggagtgcaatagcttagttaaggcttttagagcactataatgatattagtatcatttggcagtgtagtgcggattataggcgtagacctagagctggtagagcgcctagtatttgagttacgaaagtactgtttgagatatcctgactgagtatgcatgtattatgtgactacatgatttatatgccatgattttatgctgcatacatttgcatcttgagctatctcttttgagatgtctgttagtagggttttgccttatcctgttagtggatggacttccatcgatttgggtcccgcgtatcTACTAGTATTTttgtatgtgagccacctcctgaagcgacggcacagcatgctacatactagggcccggtctgtctttgttatctgattcttgacctccagtcagtagacggtacacttgcatgcatgtatactcatactctcgagctgagcgttttatgctcacgtctcgtactctgtgtttttggacaccctattccatggggcaggtttgcgattggatgaggcgggtggatccaagaggggctaggcagtggttggccagctggagctttgcctaggatttattcttttgtattgagttgatacatcattcgatttggttgtataaaatttgggtatttgcagattcctttccttggaattgtattaatgtttattgttttCGCAGCTTATTttggtttactgtttgattaagttaattgcatgcctaagttctgtttagtaggtgatctcggtaagggtcactacagattctctttgaataaaattgcaAGTTTTtctgtaataaaaaaattatattagaaacaaaaaatatatattttttactctTTTTTATGACTTGAGAATCCGCAGCCGCTATCTTTCGATGCGCGCTGGGTAAACTCTCGGACTAACTTAATAACCTACAAACTACATTAGCCAAATAACCACACTAGGACCTCTAGCCAAGAGTTATTCTATGTTTCTAAAGAACTAAATAAAGATAGGCatggataaaaaaaaaactctttttgcaattctaatctttcaattttatttcattCCTATTTtcctttataaaaaaaaaaggtacaTTATCTTATCTTATTTACTGATCGGTGGATATGAACATGCTCTAGATCGAAATTGTGGGATACTTTTTAATCATTTCTACCAACTTAAAGGCCgaactcaattttttttttccgtaaACAAATATCATATACTCAATCAACTTAGACACTCCGACATATATTTTTACTCTTCATTAGTTCATTACCTAACGATGACATATTTTTGGcgctaagaaaaaaaaatcgaaataaaaataaaattcagtTGCGATTTTCAAGAATTGTTGAAAATTGAAAAGGCTAGAAGAATTATGACTCAATTTAAtttcctaaaaaaaataaaaaatttattgtgcAATGTATCATCGCCGGCTGATTTCTCGAAACGAATACTGAACTCAGTGAAAGTGATTAAAGATTTTCGTCATTTTCTTCCCAATGATCAGTGTCCATGTAGAGTAAAATTTGCGGATATCTGTGAGGCGGGCATGAACTTTGAACATTTACCGTTTCTTCATTGAAGGAATGGCAGTTCTTTCTTGATTCATTCTACTCTCATTTATGCTCCAATTTTGGGGGAAAAAAAACCATATTTTGTTTCGTTGCATGCTGTAAAAGATTCCATGGTGATATTCTTGACTCCTACAGTGTACTGAGAGGTTTGAGAATATATTTGAAACAAAGTCTTGATTTTTGGCCTTCGAACAAATGGGATTTGTTGATTGTGGTATCATAGAGTACCCGCATTATTGGAGACAGGGAGATTAATGAAAATGGAGGGGTTGAAGATGGCCTTAGATTGAAGGGTAATTGTTTttggtataaatttttttaaatatcagGATCCAAAGCTTTGGATATGTCTGATAATGCAGAGGAGCTGAGGTCTCCAGCATGGTCTATTGGTTTGGTGTTGATTGCATTTATTTCTGCTTCACTGATGGTGGAGCGCTCGATAAACAGATTGTGTAATGTGAGTTGCATTCTGCATTTCGTCTTCGGACGATTGATTTAGTTTTATCCTCCCCATTTATACTTGTGAGTGTAGATTTCTGTAAAATTATAGTTGGATAAAGGAGAAATGTATCTTGTTTGGTAGCAACACTTCGTTTTGCTTCAAGTAACTCTCTTTAGGATGGACACCTATGTTGCATTTCATATATTATGATTATTGAAGAATGAAGGTGCTTTCTGTAGTTTGGGAACATTTCACTTTCTGTTTAGAGTATACTTTTGACCGTATTTATGAGTCTCATCGCTTCCAGCACAGGTAGAATCTTAATTGAACTGCCTGTCTCATTTTCTTCCGTTTGCTCTCAGATAATAAATCATTTGAGATAAGGTTCCTTGAATTTTTTGCATTCTGAAATAATCAATTTTGTATCAAATTATTTGACCATGGTATGTATTGTGAATCCCATTTTCAGCTAGCTGCAGACTCAATTTATGGTGGAAGTCaaacttttcttaatttttcacATTGTACTTTGTTTTATTTATGACCTCTTGGGATATGGAAGCACTTGATCAAAACATTAACAGAATTAGATCCTCTTCAGGATTTTCTTTGACTTAACTCATGATGCTTATTGGCTTATCGCtgtaataattttataatatttgtaCATTTTGGTTCTGTCAAGATTACACATTCTACTTGGGCTTTCAATCTATGGTTCCGTAAGATTGATTGGAAGGATGTCTTATCTTCAACTTTAAATTTATACTCATTAGCAAATTCtgtttttcataaaaaaaaaaattgattcagtGGTTGAAGAAGACTAATAGAAAACCATTGCTTGCAGCCGTGGAGAAAATGAAGGAAGGTAGTGGCTGTTTTTTTCGCAATTTCTAATTGATTGTAGCATGCAACATTTGAATTTCGTCTGTTCTCACTTGACATTGAGCTTCATTTGAAATTTGCCTACAGAATTGATGCTGCTCGGCTTCATATCACTTCTTGTTACCACGACTTCGAGCTTTATATCTAATATATGCATCCCAACAAAAATTTATGATAATGTATTTATCCCATGCACCAAAGTTGAAGTTGACAAGGAagggaaaaataataatatgcaGGAGCGTAAACTAATGATGGCCCTTATTTATCATCGCATAGATAGAAGGTTGCTGAATCGCCCAAATCGGAATACCTGTGGAGAGGTAATCAGGTCTCTATCAAACATAATGAGAATACTGTGTATGTTTTCTTTTGTCTATTTTGCTATAGTTTGCGATGACATGATTGTTTGATGCACATCATTTGCCTCTGTGCATATAGCACAGTTGCTCTGACTGCCACATTTGGCACCTACTTTTCATGATTTTTTGTGGTTATTTATTTTCCGCCACTTATacaaaaactaatatttttaaatgttttaacgCAGAATTATGAACCATTTGTGTCTTATGAAGGCCTTGAGGAACTACATCGATTTATCTTTGTTATGGCAGTTACTCATATATCTTACAGCTGCTTAACAATGCTGCTGGCTATTGTAAAGGTTGTAAATTGGTGTCTCCTTATGCCTACGGAAATAGTGTGCAACCATCTTTGATGATGATTTGTTTAAAACCTAGTTTTTGCAACCATCTATTTTCTGGTGCTGGTGTGTGAATATTCAACACATGCAGTTTTCttggaaaaaatctttcaaGAACATGGTAAAGGGAAAAATTATTCTGATGAGAAATGCAGAAATGAATTTCTGTATGTAATGCTACTGAGTCATGGtaaaattttatcttttgtTGACTGTATAAGTAATTTATGATAATATGCATAGAACTGTCAATACTTGAGATAAGGAATTTTTAGATTGAATATCCACGTTTCATGATTCCATGCCAATTTCTTCTCTAAGTTATGCAACTCCTTTATGTACTATGAGTATAACAACGGGAAACCTGTGTTATGTGATGAAACATAACAATTAGTTCCATATTATTGTCCAGTGAATGGAGATCTTTCCGGTCTTTTTGGCTCTTGTATTTTGCTGTTTATTGGATTGATGTCTTCTCATTCTGCCACTCACTATCTCTTGCAGATTCACGGTTGGAGAGTATGGGAAAATGAGGCTCGCATGGACAGGGATAATTCATTAAGAGGTAACTCCACAACAGTGTTTTAGTGTCAAGTTTTACCTTGTATATATAGTTGCATGCACTAACAGGAAAATAGAACCTTTCTTTCTTGCTTTCCTAAAATCTTTATTTCTATTAATGGTAGAGCAGACTCTTGAAAGGGAGTAAAGTGCCTTCTTGCCATCATGTGATGTCTGTTAAAGATGACAAAAATTGATTGAAAGCctcattttaatattaaaatggTATTAACACTTTGGTAGATAGTTTATTGTAGCAAATGCCTCAATGGCATATCAGTGACACTGCATTGAAAACTTAAAAATTACAGTTTGGTATAATAGCTTGTAATAATACTAATTCCTCTGTAGTCTCATGCTCCACTAGTTAGTAAAATCCATGAAAAATTGCAATGAAGTTAGGTATAATTGAAGGAAAATTTGTTTCTTTGCAGCAATCTCCAGAGGATCGACAATGCGAAAGCAATCAACCTTTTTTAAAGTCCATCCATCAAATACTATGGATCGAAACAGCTTCCAGGTTTGGGCGGTGAGGTCACTTCTTTCCTTTGCAATTTTCAGTTATGTCATGGTATTCTAGATGTAAGTATGTACAGATCTCGTATTTCAATATATTAAAAAGTATATGTTTAGCTCTGATGCTTGCTAAGAAGGAAAACAATACAGAATATTGATTTAGATTAACGTGCCTTCAATATCCAGACTTGTTTCTTCCGACAATTTGGGCGTTCTGTGGTTCATGCTGATTACCTTGCACTGCGTCAGGGATTCATTATGGTGGGTAAGCAGGGATGCACATGCTAATCATACCCCGTCATGATACACATTTCTCACTCAGAACTAAGCATTGTTTTCATTATTCCCTTCATGAAAATTAAGCATTGCTACCAAGTACTTTTTCATATGTTTGATTAGCTGCAGTTTTCAAATGAATATCTTTGCTGTAGCTTCTTTTGGTGTACCACTGTCTGTATTCCTATTTAGACATGCTAAACTCATCTGTCTCTTGTTATTTTTTCTTTGTTAATGAATCAcctttatgtattatgtttctTATTTATGGCAGAACCACAACCTTAACACAAAATATGATTTTCACAGCTATATGATTCGTTCCATGGAAGAGGAATTTCAATCCATAGTCGGTGTTAGGTAAGGAGAAAATATCATATAATACTTATTTTCAATTGAAGTTTCTGAAACGATTCTTGTTCTGGACAAATTGGTTGGTCCATAAAATACtaataacagatcaaagaagaCGTTCAATTGCTTTATCCTTCATTTTAGTTTAGTGATGCCCTTTATTAACTCAATAATTCGATCGTCTTCCAAAATGCGCGCTTAGAGTTAAGCTCTCTTTATCCATGTAGATCAAAACTTCAAACGAATGATCTCTTGATCTGTAATGTCTTGTGTTGACGCTTTCATGAAGAAGCATAGTGACCTTCCTTTCTTCTTGAATTTATACAGTGCTCCTCTATGGGGATTTGTCGTAGCTTTTATGCTATTCAATTTTAAAGGTATGCCAGTTGAAGCTTCCTTTTCTTTTGACTATAACTCAATGTAGCTAGAAAGAATGATGGTGCTCGTTGTTCTGATATTCCCTTGCTTTTGGAGGATCTTTCTTATAATTTCAAAGTTATCCCTTCTATAAATGACCTGTATTTCTGAATATACTTTTCCACGTATTGATTGTTATAGTCTAgcatattatttgatatgtctaACAAAACTAATTTGTAGTTGATCGACTCTGTAAATTTCAGGATCGGAATTCTATTTTTGGGTTGCACTTATTCCAATAACCGTAAGTAAATTTTACTTGAAACGTGCCAGGTCTTTAAACTTTGTCTGCATTTCTTTTTATGCCCTCCTTAGATCTCCCACTGCAGGTTCGCGGATGCCAAAGGATTCTTTGGTTTCTTTTGTTTCATCTTTGCATGTAAAAGGAATATAACAATGTCATTGACAAGATTATTTCCTTCCATATTTATACTCAGCTCGTTCTATTCGTGGGTGCAAAACTGCAACATGTCATGGCAACCTTGGCATTGGAGAGTGCCGGAATAAGTGGGAGTTTCTCAGGATCTAGGTTTAAGCTTCGAGACGAACTGTTTTGGTTCAATAATCCTGAATTTCTGCTGTCCTTGATCCATTTTATTCTTTTCCAGGTCTGCCAGTTCATATTTTAAACTTTTGACACCTTTGCAATGCTGGTCTACACGACGCATTTGATGTCCGACTCTAATCTTTCCATGTTTTTTTTGTAGAACTCATTTGAGCTGGCTTCCTTCTTTTGGTTTTGGGTACACCCCCTCCTCTCTTGCATTCATTTGTTTCTAGTATGTTCTGAATCGAATTAGGCTGGCTCCCTACGTGCTATACACCGCGTACTTTTAGTGCAAATCACATAAAACCTACACTAGGAGCATTTTGAATTCAGAGTGTCTGTGCCTTTGATTGCAGTGGCAGTTCGGCTATAATTCGTGCTTCATAAAGAACCATTCGATGGTTTATCTACGACTGAGTATTGGGTATGCATGAACTCAAACTAACTTCGCAGTCAGGCGCCTTCCTTTTGTCTATGACCTTGAAAAATAGATCTTACCCAACTTTGCCTGTACTTTTCCTTAGGCTTGCAGGGCTATTTTTATGCAGCTACAGCACCTTGCCACTCTATGCATTGGTTACCCAGGTACAACATACAGCATACCGACTAGAGCGTAATAGAACTGAACTGGCTCGCATACTTTTTAATAGTACTGACTCGTATTTGAAGTTATCCAACTGGAACCAAAtgcttttaaaaacatttttttagctAAGGAGAGCAGCTTATTAACTTTAATATATTGATAACTGTTTTGTCGGTATGTTCTGATATTTAAGGATTCTTGAATGTAGATGGGAACAAACTATAAGGCAGCCCTTCTTCCACAGAGCATAAGAGAGACGATGTATGGATGGGGAAAGGAAGCTAGAAGAAGGAGAAAACACGGTGTCTTCGACGATGATTCAACAGTACGAACGGACAGAAGCTCGGTCGTATCAGACGACGAAGATGATGATAAATGGTCGTTATATAGTCCTAGATTCACCTTTAACAAAAGTGTTGAAATTGAGTTGCAACCACCTGCTGTTGTTATTGCTGATACTTCTCCTGTTTCTCACGAAACTAATAGCCGACTTGGTACTCCTCTCCTTCGACCCTCGCCGGTTTCGTCCCCACTAGCTACAAGAATTCCACCACAAATGGTGCAAAGGTCCTCATTGCCCCGAGAAAGTCAGTGACATCAAGAATGTTGCATGGGTTTTAACTGAGATTTATTTAGGATATGAGGTTTACCAAAAGTGGATTCGTACGGTTCACTTGGGATGAATTTCGATTATATAGTTTTAAAGttataataaaacaaaatagcATGAATTTCAAATGAGAAGGTAAATTTGAAATCTAtcctaattattaattaatataaaatattatataaacatgtaaaatatatgttttttttgttgCTTTGCATTTTgataatttaataatttgttaAAATTTGACTTAAATCTATTaagcttgtttattttattttattttgttagaGAGTTGACTACAATATGTCCAGGACCATGCATGTAAAcatttggtgaaaataaaaataaaaatataaaatcttatcgcacttttcaagaaaaaaaaaaaaaacttattgcACTAATGTTGTGTTTCGTTCAATAGATAATGTTGGAGCAATTAAGTTTTGATATTAACATATTTAAAGATCAAATTGAACTAAGCTTAACTGATAAATTTCGAATCGAGTATTTTGTTCATAAGCTTAACTGATATTGCTAAATTGGACTAAACAACTGAAGTGGACTCAGAACCTTAACTGGAAGCAATTGAGTAAAAGCTATTTACAAATCACAATTGAACTCGGAACCTTGACTGAACCATAACTAAATGGACACCTCAACTAGTCAAGGACACTCAACTGAACTGAGCATAACTGAAAATGACCTCACTGATGTACTCAGAGAATATTCAAATTTGCTCGTCACAATCTCAAAGGACAATGAGTTCTGCCTATCCACTTTTGGATAAAGTTTTTCGTACAAGCCCAATGGATTTGTTGAAGGGCTGCAGACGCAATACCATATACTTAAACAGTAATGATGACGTGGACAAGAGGACAGAAGAACGACTACTATTTTTGGAAGCAATTCCATTTTGAAAAACGTGAACGTTGCAAAATTTCTTCTATAAATGTAATATAACGGAACTCACATATCTCCACGatggtatgatattgtccaATTTGGGCATAAATGCTCATGGTTTTGCTTTTCGACTTCACACAAAAAGCCTCATACTAATGGAGATACAATTTCATATATTAACTCATGATCTTTCCCTTGATCTTTCAACATGAGACTTTGGTTGCATTCTCAACAATCATCCCCTCAAACGAAGTTCCACCAATTATCCTTATGGTCCGGGCCTTCTCTCAAGCCTATCGGTCCTCCAATCGAGTTTTCTCCTCTTCATTGCATTTGGGCACATGCCTTACATGAA comes from the Henckelia pumila isolate YLH828 chromosome 1, ASM3356847v2, whole genome shotgun sequence genome and includes:
- the LOC140874820 gene encoding MLO-like protein 11 isoform X1, which produces MSDNAEELRSPAWSIGLVLIAFISASLMVERSINRLCNWLKKTNRKPLLAAVEKMKEELMLLGFISLLVTTTSSFISNICIPTKIYDNVFIPCTKVEVDKEGKNNNMQERKLMMALIYHRIDRRLLNRPNRNTCGENYEPFVSYEGLEELHRFIFVMAVTHISYSCLTMLLAIVKIHGWRVWENEARMDRDNSLRAISRGSTMRKQSTFFKVHPSNTMDRNSFQVWATCFFRQFGRSVVHADYLALRQGFIMNHNLNTKYDFHSYMIRSMEEEFQSIVGVSAPLWGFVVAFMLFNFKGSEFYFWVALIPITLVLFVGAKLQHVMATLALESAGISGSFSGSRFKLRDELFWFNNPEFLLSLIHFILFQNSFELASFFWFWWQFGYNSCFIKNHSMVYLRLSIGLAGLFLCSYSTLPLYALVTQMGTNYKAALLPQSIRETMYGWGKEARRRRKHGVFDDDSTVRTDRSSVVSDDEDDDKWSLYSPRFTFNKSVEIELQPPAVVIADTSPVSHETNSRLGTPLLRPSPVSSPLATRIPPQMVQRSSLPRESQ
- the LOC140874820 gene encoding MLO-like protein 11 isoform X4; its protein translation is MKEELMLLGFISLLVTTTSSFISNICIPTKIYDNVFIPCTKVEVDKEGKNNNMQERKLMMALIYHRIDRRLLNRPNRNTCGENYEPFVSYEGLEELHRFIFVMAVTHISYSCLTMLLAIVKIHGWRVWENEARMDRDNSLRAISRGSTMRKQSTFFKVHPSNTMDRNSFQVWATCFFRQFGRSVVHADYLALRQGFIMNHNLNTKYDFHSYMIRSMEEEFQSIVGVSAPLWGFVVAFMLFNFKGSEFYFWVALIPITLVLFVGAKLQHVMATLALESAGISGSFSGSRFKLRDELFWFNNPEFLLSLIHFILFQNSFELASFFWFWWQFGYNSCFIKNHSMVYLRLSIGLAGLFLCSYSTLPLYALVTQMGTNYKAALLPQSIRETMYGWGKEARRRRKHGVFDDDSTVRTDRSSVVSDDEDDDKWSLYSPRFTFNKSVEIELQPPAVVIADTSPVSHETNSRLGTPLLRPSPVSSPLATRIPPQMVQRSSLPRESQ
- the LOC140874820 gene encoding MLO-like protein 11 isoform X2; this encodes MSDNAEELRSPAWSIGLVLIAFISASLMVERSINRLCNWLKKTNRKPLLAAVEKMKEELMLLGFISLLVTTTSSFISNICIPTKIYDNVFIPCTKVEVDKEGKNNNMQERKLMMALIYHRIDRRLLNRPNRNTCGENYEPFVSYEGLEELHRFIFVMAVTHISYSCLTMLLAIVKIHGWRVWENEARMDRDNSLRAISRGSTMRKQSTFFKVHPSNTMDRNSFQTCFFRQFGRSVVHADYLALRQGFIMNHNLNTKYDFHSYMIRSMEEEFQSIVGVSAPLWGFVVAFMLFNFKGSEFYFWVALIPITLVLFVGAKLQHVMATLALESAGISGSFSGSRFKLRDELFWFNNPEFLLSLIHFILFQNSFELASFFWFWWQFGYNSCFIKNHSMVYLRLSIGLAGLFLCSYSTLPLYALVTQMGTNYKAALLPQSIRETMYGWGKEARRRRKHGVFDDDSTVRTDRSSVVSDDEDDDKWSLYSPRFTFNKSVEIELQPPAVVIADTSPVSHETNSRLGTPLLRPSPVSSPLATRIPPQMVQRSSLPRESQ
- the LOC140874820 gene encoding MLO-like protein 11 isoform X3, which gives rise to MSDNAEELRSPAWSIGLVLIAFISASLMVERSINRLCNWLKKTNRKPLLAAVEKMKEELMLLGFISLLVTTTSSFISNICIPTKIYDNVFIPCTKVEVDKEGKNNNMQERKLMMALIYHRIDRRLLNRPNRNTCGEIHGWRVWENEARMDRDNSLRAISRGSTMRKQSTFFKVHPSNTMDRNSFQVWATCFFRQFGRSVVHADYLALRQGFIMNHNLNTKYDFHSYMIRSMEEEFQSIVGVSAPLWGFVVAFMLFNFKGSEFYFWVALIPITLVLFVGAKLQHVMATLALESAGISGSFSGSRFKLRDELFWFNNPEFLLSLIHFILFQNSFELASFFWFWWQFGYNSCFIKNHSMVYLRLSIGLAGLFLCSYSTLPLYALVTQMGTNYKAALLPQSIRETMYGWGKEARRRRKHGVFDDDSTVRTDRSSVVSDDEDDDKWSLYSPRFTFNKSVEIELQPPAVVIADTSPVSHETNSRLGTPLLRPSPVSSPLATRIPPQMVQRSSLPRESQ